One window of the Hoplias malabaricus isolate fHopMal1 chromosome Y, fHopMal1.hap1, whole genome shotgun sequence genome contains the following:
- the LOC136678567 gene encoding uncharacterized protein — translation MPASPATSAAPPQALVIPAPHSRVLRADATPLRFLLLPSDLIAATIALGNPPSPSDEYGRIRLLPLLRPSPTGPWRASRECSESAYPVVYHNDSLSAGFASQPLAPVPRAPDATFSLFTTAPAPPPPNARVFNPPLVQPTFCQRILQDPVEAPVLTSFPNNSNSDLCNITVSCRSDDLSNKFMCYNKTCQEKTEAQSGYTVLSVFINESSIICNHSNPASWKMDVLEMRRFCGDKGQDNGQEPDLLPTWVVVLISLIVIIIITIFYFCRRRTPTGDPQCENTLYAEVQPNGENIPLEHPSTVYSVVGAKAQTSGTEERSQTTPSPEKQVKFYSDKKKC, via the exons ATGCCTGCCTCACCTGCCACTTCAGCTGCTCCTCCGCAGGCTCTCGTCATTCCCGCTCCACACTCGCGGGTTCTGCGCGCGGACGCCACTCCTCTCCGATTTCTCCTCCTCCCCAGCGACCTCATCGCCGCGACCATCGCGCTCGGCAACCCTCCTTCACCGTCGGACGAGTACGGCCGGATCCGGCTTCTCCCGCTTCTCCGTCCATCTCCGACTGGACCGTGGCGGGCCTCCAGAGAGTGCTCCGAGAGCGCG TATCCCGTTGTTTATCATAATGATTCTCTCTCCGCAGGTTTTGCAAGTCAACCTCTCGCTCCGGTGCCCCGAGCTCCTGAcgccacattctctctcttcaccactgctccagctcctcctcctcccaatGCTCGTGTCTTCAATCCACCCCTGGTGCAGCCTACCTTTTGTCAGCGGATTCTCCAAG atccAGTGGAGGCTCCAGTCCTTACTTCATTCCCAAACAATTCAAACAGTGACCTTTGCAACATCACCGTCTCCTGCAGAAGTGATGACCTCTCCAATAAATTCATGTGTTATAACAAAACCTGCCAAGAGAAGACAGAGGCACAAAGTGGATACACTGTCCTCTCAGTGTTTATCAACGAAAgttccatcatctgtaaccacaGCAACCCAGCCAGCTGGAAGATGGATGTTTTGGAGATGAGACGATTCTGTGGTGACAAAG GCCAAGACAATGGTCAGGAACCAGATCTTTTGCCTACGTGGGTTGTGGTTTTGATCAGTCTtatagtcatcatcatcatcaccatcttcTACTTCTGCAGAAGGAGAACACCAACAG GTGACCCTCAGTGTGAAAACACTCTCTATGCAGAGGTTCAG CCCAATGGTGAGAATATTCCTCTGGAGCATCCTTCTACTGTGTACAGTGTTGTAGGGGCAAAAGCACAAACCTCAGGTACCGAAGAGCGCAGTCAGACCACTCCAAGTCCTGAAAAACAGGTCAAGTtttattcagataaaaaaaaatgttaa